In the genome of Paenibacillus pabuli, the window ACCGCCTTTCTGCAAATATTCCAATGTATCTACGAGAAAGAACAGCTTGCGGCTCTGCTGCATGGCTGCTACAGCCGCAGCGATCTCCGCAGCGGACTTGCCTTGTTCAGCAAGCTCGGCAGCCTGTACGACCAATAAACCATATCCATAGGATGCAGACTTCGAATCCAGTACCGTTATATCGCCTTCACGTTCCAGCAACGATTTGCCAAGCAGTGCCGATTGATAGGTACCACTCATGCCGGAAGACAAATGAATCGATACAATGGGCCGCTCCGGGTCCTCATCCAACAATGTGTTATAGATATTCATAAAATCGGTGGGAGAAGGCTGTGAGGTTGTAGGCAGCACAGAACTCTTCTCCAATTTTGCATAGAACTGTTCCGAAGTCAGATCAACGCCGTCTGCATAAGCTTCTTCCCCGAACAAAACACGCAGCGGAACAATATGAATCCCGTATTTACGGATCAGTTCTTCCGGTATATCTGCCGTGCTATCGGTTACGATCGCAACCTTGTGGCTCATCAGATCCCCTCCTCTTTGCTTAAGTGCTTCAGGACTCTACAGAGAACAAATAATAATAAACCGGCTGTCCTCCAAGGTGCACCTCAACCTCAGCATCAGGATATTGTTCTTCAAGCCATGCGACAAGCGCAGCGGTAATCTCAGGGTTAGCCTCGTCCCCTTCGAGAATGGTCACCACTTCATCTCCACTCTCCATCATCTGTTGCAGTAGGCCTTCACATGCATGCAGCATACTTTCGTCCGTTGCCACAATCTTGGAGTTGTGGATACCGATGTAATGTCCTGCTTTGATATCAAGCTCATCATATTGTGTATCTCTGACCGCATGAGTCACTTGACCTGACTGAACCCGACCAATCGCCTCCATCATCTGCTCACGGTTGGTTTCTGCAGACTCCTCCTCCTGGAAAGCAAAAGCAGCCGCCATGCCCTGAGGGATCGTCTTGCTCGGAATCACAATAATTCGGCGCTCATCTTCAAGCAGCTCCCGCGCCTGCTGCGCAGCAAGTACAATATTGGAATTGTTCGGCAAAATAAATACCTGCTCCGCCGCAATCGAGCGCACCGCTTTCACAAAATCTTCAGTGCTCGGATTCATCGTCTGTCCACCAGACAGAACAACATCCACACCTAGACTCTGGAAAATCTCCGCAATGCCGTCACCGGAAGATACCGCGATAAAACCATATGGAGCCATCTCGTCTGCTGGCGGCTCTGCATGTTCCATACCGCGCGTCGCTTCCGGTGGAATCTCTGCGAACAGCTCAGGCGAAGGCGCAATGTCCATGCCTGCAGTCAGCAGATCACGATGCTGTTCACGCATATTGAGAATGTGGATTTGTGTGATTTCTCCATAACGGAGAGCCAGGTTCAATACATCCCCAGGTGTCTTGGAATGTACGTGAACCTTAATCACTTCATCATCAGCAATGATAATGATGGAATCCCCGTTAACTGACAACGCTTTCCGGAAAGCTTCGTCATCGAATGAAACGCCCGCGTTCTCTCCTAGCTCGCGGTTAATAAAGAACTCCATGTCATACAGGAACTCAATATCTTCCGTTTCCAGTCGAGCTTGGGCAGACATTGGCATCTCTGGCACGATTACCTGCTGTGCAGGTTTCGCAGACACCACTTCTGACGGTGCAGCCTTTTTCAAAGCAGATGCCGCTGCGGTTGGTTGTATGTCTTTCTGGAAAGATGTACGACTTGCCCCGTCCGTTTGCAACAGAACGTCCATAAAGCCTTCGTAAATATATACAAGCCCCTGGCCCCCTGAATCCACAACACCGACCTGTTTCAAAACAGGCAGTAATTCCGGAGTCATTGCCAGTGCTTCTTTTGCTTTTAACAACACTTCATTCATTAATTCAGTTATGTCATTCGTCCGTCTCGCGTAGTAGCTGGCATGTTTCGCCGCTTCCTTGGCTACGGTAAGAATAGTCCCTTCAACGGGTTTCACAACGGCTTTATAAGCTGCATCCACACCGTTCTGCAGGGCTGCGGCGAACTGGAGTGTATTCAGTTCCTCATAAGGAGCAGCTGAACGACTGAATCCGCGGAACAATTGCGATAATATTACTCCGGAATTCCCCCGTGCCCCCATAAGCAGGCCTTTTGATAAAATACCGGCAGCTTCTCCGATGGAGGCAGAACTCTTGCGCTTAATCTCTGCGACTCCTGC includes:
- a CDS encoding DegV family protein, translated to MSHKVAIVTDSTADIPEELIRKYGIHIVPLRVLFGEEAYADGVDLTSEQFYAKLEKSSVLPTTSQPSPTDFMNIYNTLLDEDPERPIVSIHLSSGMSGTYQSALLGKSLLEREGDITVLDSKSASYGYGLLVVQAAELAEQGKSAAEIAAAVAAMQQSRKLFFLVDTLEYLQKGGRIGKAAAILGTLLNIKPILSIDEEGVIYAVEKVRGHKKAMARIIELFQKDLAGQRVNLAVGHTADPGSAIACAEQLRGHFTLNEVVYTNIGAVIGSHVGPGVIAIFMWPVPE
- a CDS encoding DAK2 domain-containing protein, whose product is MSIRSLNGTDFTAMVLAGAEQLGQHAEHVNSLNVFPVPDGDTGTNMNLTMSAGVAEIKRKSSASIGEAAGILSKGLLMGARGNSGVILSQLFRGFSRSAAPYEELNTLQFAAALQNGVDAAYKAVVKPVEGTILTVAKEAAKHASYYARRTNDITELMNEVLLKAKEALAMTPELLPVLKQVGVVDSGGQGLVYIYEGFMDVLLQTDGASRTSFQKDIQPTAAASALKKAAPSEVVSAKPAQQVIVPEMPMSAQARLETEDIEFLYDMEFFINRELGENAGVSFDDEAFRKALSVNGDSIIIIADDEVIKVHVHSKTPGDVLNLALRYGEITQIHILNMREQHRDLLTAGMDIAPSPELFAEIPPEATRGMEHAEPPADEMAPYGFIAVSSGDGIAEIFQSLGVDVVLSGGQTMNPSTEDFVKAVRSIAAEQVFILPNNSNIVLAAQQARELLEDERRIIVIPSKTIPQGMAAAFAFQEEESAETNREQMMEAIGRVQSGQVTHAVRDTQYDELDIKAGHYIGIHNSKIVATDESMLHACEGLLQQMMESGDEVVTILEGDEANPEITAALVAWLEEQYPDAEVEVHLGGQPVYYYLFSVES